A region of the Cryptococcus deuterogattii R265 chromosome 1, complete sequence genome:
CCCATCCTGCGCGATCAAGTGCCACGCTATCCCCCGCACCATCAGCAGGGTATGCCTCCCCATCTGACTCGTCGACACGTCAACCCGCGCCCCCGCCAGAGAGAAAAGACCAGCCTGACTCAGCCCAGCGATTTATTTCGTCTTCAATTAAATATGGTACTGCAGGAACGAAGTCTAGTATGAATGCTCTTTCCAAAAACAAGGATGCTATGGACCTACTGGGAAAAGTGGGTATGAGCGGAATGGTTAACAAAGCAAATGAGAGGATGAATAAGCCCGCCGAAGCggaagtcaaggaagacGCTGGAAGGAAAGCAGCCCCGCCCCCCGTTGCAGCAAAGAAAAGCGGCGTGTCAGGCCTGGTTTCATCCAGAGTGAGTTGCTTAAAGCCAACTGGTTCAGCAATGATTTGATCTCCGAATAGTCTTTTGGACATGTGGATACCTCTAGTAAGATGTCCGCTTTTACCAGCATGTGGAAAGACCCACAAAAGTGTACGTTTGGCCCATCAGTTTGCTTTTTCAGTGTTTGTGCGTCTTAGATCGCTCATCTCTTGTAGCCAAACCGCCTACCGTGGAGCATACTATCTCACCTGTTCTACCGCACTCTGCTACCACTCTCCCGCCTCCGGTTCGCAGAGATGGCTCCGGCTCGTAccactcttcatccccgAACCCTGCATCTCCGGCAGTTGCAGAAGACGGTCCCGGATTATCAAATGGTAGCAATGGGCAGGCCCAAGCATTGTACGACTATACTGGTAAAGTGAGTAGGTTCATAGTAGTTGGCTCAATAAAGAGCGCTAATCGAAAAATAACAACTTTCGGAAACgcaggatgaaggagatttaTCAGTGCAGGTTAATCAGGTTGTCAACATCCTTGAGAAGACCTCTTCCGATTGTAAGTCAAAGTTCTCATCACAAAGGGAGATCGTGGGATTAACCAACGTGGGTCAGGGTGGACATGcgaggatgggaatggaCAAAGAGGCTTGGTACCTGCAACCTATCTACAAGCTATTTAATTCGATAATTCGTTGAGATTTTCCTAATGTTCTGAGCTGCCGGTGCTGTCTTCAACATCAGTCCGCCTGTTCTTGTCTCACCGCGTTCTGAGCCTGTTGTACGTGGGATGTATTGCAAATTGTATGCAATGCTACTCGAAGAGCATTGATGGTCCACAGTTGTAAACTGATGTAATGGTCTGATGACACCATTCACGGGCGCCTTATCGATACTGGGCAAGCTCATATAAGTAATCACTACGTCCCCCTCTAGGACAACTGTCAGATATTTTCAGATGCAATTCAACTAAGCTCTACCGCGTAGTTCTCACTAGTTGCTGGGATACTCTTGCCAAAGGTCTGTATCAATTTTACAAGCAGTCTACCGTCAGAGATAGCGCTTTGACACTATATCCTGAATTGACAAGGTCGTATTAAGCATTGAAGGGTTTGGCAGCAATAATAGGCTGAGTCTTTATACACACCTCGATAAGTCTCGTAGCGGACATTGATAACTGTGACGTCAAAGGCATTGACATGAAGAATATGGTTTGCTCTATCATAAATTTGAACGACGAAAGGTGACTGATACAGCGACATATACTCGTACTGTACACATTTGTTTAGATGCATAATGAATCGATTGATCCGGAAGCtgtttttgtttgttcGGGACATTCGGCGGCCGATGATTTATGTCACGTGACCGCCGTGCCAGTTGCCGCTGGTAAGTCAAGATTTTGAAGTATAGCGAACCCACTGTAGGTAGTATCACTGCAAAACTCGATCCCGCAATCGAAGAGTCGAGTTATAAAATGGCAGGCCCACCGGTTCGTCAGAGGTACAATGCAAAGGCGAGGGGATCAGTTGCAGGAGGATCCTCgcacaagaagaggaagaatatcACGAAGGAGCGCACCGAGGAGCACGCCCAGGACAACGGTAACGACCAGCACGATGCTGGATTGGAAGACCCGACCGCCGGCATGTCTTCAAAAAAGCGAAAACGCTTCGAGTCTTACATGGTTTGTCCAAATGTCTGTATCCATTTGGCCTGAGTAACTGATCAGAATTCGATACAGGCCAAAAAACTCAAGTCAGAACAGCGTCTCGAAACGTTCAAACTTCTACAATCGctcgctccttcttcctccacatctGCTTCACTTTTATCGGCATCTACTTTGGGCCAAAACCCCCTGAACCCCACTAGTGCGAAGGAGAGGCAGGAGAAGCGTGAAGATCGCCTTGTGCGCAGGGGAATTGACCGATTGTCTCGACGGTTCGGAGAGGGAGACGATGATAGTGGGGAAAGTGAGAATGATGCGCCAAgtagaaaaggcaaaggaaaggcaagggaagTCATGGTTGAAGTCATTCGGGATGgacaagttgaagagaaggaggaggtcaAAACCACAGTGTTACCCTCTAAAGGTGACCGGAAGGCTGAGATCAAAACTGCTGGGAAaagcaagaggaagggtaAGCTTCCTAAGAAGGTAAGCTTACAATTCCTGTTTAAATAGGGGATAATGCTGATGATCGTTCATTATAGGCTGAATGGAATCCCAACCTTCTTTCTACGCAAGCTCATaattcatcatcctccgaGTTTAACTCGTCTGATTCTGCGAATGATACTtccgacgaagaagaaccaaAGAAGACAGCTGAACCTTCTCCCAAAATTGAACCGGAACCAGCTTCTGAAACTACAAAACCTCTGATATCAGCCCcctctgctcctcctgTGTTAGGCGGGGCTCTCAGAAAAGCAGCCGACGGGCAAGCCATGAAACCGAGGGTTGAAATACGGCGGAAAAAGGGCTTTGTCTATGGTATGTTTGGAAGACGGGGAATAGAGCACAGAGAAGGttcagatgatgaggatgatgaggatgaagatgatgaggatgaggatggtgacgatgatgaggaggaggaagaggatgacgagaTGGAtagcgatgaagaggaaggagactcggaagaagaaggtagtgaagaggaagaagaagaggttgctCCccccaaaaagaagagatcgcTTGGTTTCAAGGATTGGGCTCTCAAACAAATGGGTCAAACATCACAACCTTCTGCACCCGATCTTCTCGCAGCTGAAACGACCACAACACTGCACAAGTCTCAACCTTTACCTGCGGCTAGGGTCGGCGAATACATTGGTCCTCTTGGCCAAGAGCTTGTCATGCCAACCACGTCTCTTCTGGATCAAAGTAAAGACAGTGACAAGTCCAAAGTCCGTCCAAACATCACTCGTCGGCCTTCAGTATCTGAGGCGAGGATGGGATTGCCTATTCTTGCCGAGGAGCAATCTATCATTGAATCGATCTTGATGCACCCCGTGGTCATTATCTGTGGTGAGACAGGTAGTGGTAAAACGACTCAAGTGCCTCAAATGCTCTACGAAGCTGGATTTGGATACAAGGGTTCAGGTCAGTCGAACGCCGGCATTCGGAAATTGTGCTAACTTATTTGGTCTAGACAATCCTGGCATGGTTGCTGTCACTCAACCGCGTCGTGTCGCCGCCGTTTCACTTGCTGAACGAGTCCGTTCCGAGCTTAACCTCCCCCCAAATTCATCACTTGTTGCACATCAAATCAGATACTCTTCCACGACCTCGCCTGATACCGCCATCAAGTTTATGACGGACGGTGTTCTTTTGCGTGAGCTTGCGTCTGACTTTTTACTCAGCCGGTACAGCGTGGTTGTTGTCGATGAAGCGCACGAGCGAGGTGTCAACACGGATGTCCTTGTCGGTGTGTTGAGTAGAGTTGCTAAACTTCGAGAAAAACTGTGGCGCGAAGGCAAGCAAGACGTGAAGCCCTTGCGTATTGTAGTCATGTCCGCTACTCTTCGGGTATCCGATTTTGCAGAAAACCCCACATTATTCTCCAAACCTCCCCCTGTAATCCACATTGCAGCGAGGCAACATCCCGTCACCGTCCACTTCAGCAGACGTACCGTCAGTGATTATGTGACGGAGGCCTACAAAAAGGTCTCCAAAATACATGCAAGACTTCCACCTGGAGGTATTTTGGTTTTCATGACCGGACAAAGTGAGATCCAAGCTTTGTGTAGGAaactggagaagaagtatGGCTCCAAAAAGACATCTCAGAAGATTCAAATAAACAACGATGATACATTGCCTCCAGAAGGTTGGTCAATCATTCAACAGATTTTCATTGATGTATGAGCTGATGACCTGTTTTCAGAGCGCGAagctgaagaagttgaattcgggaaggatgaagatttgGCAGCGGATGTCGATGATGGGGCCGCAGAGAGCGATCCCGAGGCTCTTGACACTGACGATGAGATCGAAGGTATCCCGGGTCTTGAGTTCGATGAACCTGCAGATGGTGAGTACAGGCGATTACTCGTCTTGTTCAGTCACTCATCTCACGATATAGCTCCCTTACATGTTCTCCCTCTCTACTCTTTACTACCCAACGATCAACAAATGCTCGTCTTCAAACCGCCTCCCGAGGGCCACAGACTCGTaatcatctccaccaaTGTGGCTGAGACGTCTCTTACTATTCCCGGCATTCGTTATGTCGTCGACTCTGGCCGTGCCAAAGAGCGGCATTATGATCCCACCAACGGTGTGCAATCATTCCAAGTTTCTTGGATTTCAAAAGCTTCGGCTTCTCAACGAGCCGGACGTGCTGGTCGTACAGGACCAGGTCATTGCTACCGCCTCTATTCATCCGCTCTCTTTGAAGACCATTTTGAACAATTTTCTAAACCAGAAATCCTACGGATGCCTATTGAAGGCGTGGTATTACAAATGAAGAGTATGAACATTGATGCGGTCATCAATTTCCCGTTCCCTACTCCCCCAGACCGAGCGGCCCTCCGACGAGCAGAGAATCTCCTTACGAACCTTGGTGCCCTTTCGCTTCCTACTTTGACAAAAATGATTAATGGCGTGCAGCACAAAGGTTCAGCGGGGGGTCAGATTACGGATCTAGGCAAAGCTATGGCCGGATTTCCTGTATCCCCTAGGTTTGCTAAGATGCTTGCTATTGGTACTCAACACGATTGTATGTCTTATATCATTGCCATAGTTGCAGGCATGTCAGTGGGGGATCCTTTCATTCATGAACAGTCGCtagagatggatgaagaggaagatggaagcgCAGAGATTAGCCATATTAAAAGTGAGGAGatcaaagagaaggagcagcGGAAGGAGACCAGAAGACGTTTTTTCAAGGCTCAACAGGTGAGTAGGGTGTCTCTGGTAAATTTGTAATGATACTTATGGCTGTCGCGTTAGCAATTCTTGGCGCTTGGACAAGGTGCCAGCGATATGTTCAAGCTTCTCGCGGCCATCGGCGCCTACGAATACGACCCGTCGCCTGCCTTCTGTGCAAAGACTTTTATCCGTCTCAAGGTCCGTTTCAGTCTGTAATATTATGCAGAGTTGACTGAAAGCTGATAATTCTATCAGGCAATGCAGGAAATACATCAGCTTCGAGCTCAGATATCGTCTATCGCCAAAGTGCCGCTCTCGAAATTACTTCCGCCCAACGATACTCAACTCAAGGTGCTTCGTCAAATCCTTGCCGCCGGCTTTATTGACCAGGTGGCTGTTCGCGAAGATCTCGTACTGAAAAAGGGTGTCTCTTACGAGTCGACTCGCGGAGTCGCTTATCGAGCTGTTGGACTTGGATCCGAGGCTGTGTTCattcacccttcttccgctctcttccatcacgCTCCTCCAGACTTTGTCGTATTCTCTGACATCGTTAGAACCAGCAAACCGTGGATGAAAGGCATAACTAAAATCAATCCTGTCTGGTTACCTAGCCTTGGCAAGGGTCTTTGCACCTTCTCCAAACCGATGGAGATGCCGACAAAAGGGTTTGCTAAAAAGAGTGGTTTGAAGGATGACGAAAGGGAAGTGTTTGTCACGCCGCATTTCAAGGATTTGGGAGTTGATCTTCcggtgatgaagaaaaagcagaggagagaagggaccAGGTGGATTTTGGTGGATTGAGAACCGTTTTGTATGTGATTAGAATCAAGCATTGCATGACTACTATTGCGCCACAGGTCGTTTGCTTTTTGCATAATGCTATTTTGCATGAGCTGCACATGCATAATTTCTTGGTCTACAAATAATATTGTCATGAGTAATGTATAGTACACAGCATATAATGGTAAGTGATACTAGGGATATGCAGATGATAATTAAAGAAATACAAGAGAGTATCAACATTAAAAAGCGTGCGAGAACGAAAACTGGTCTTAAAGTACTCTATTCCTCACGTGAGCTCGTCACAGATTGAGCCCAGGCTTGAAGGTCCTCTTTGGTGGTTTTGAGGTTGGTTATCCATGGAGAAGACTACAGAAAAGCAGGGTAAAAAAAGACGGTCCGTTGTTGCAACTAAAATCACAACTTACCAGCAGCTCTCTTGGACTCCTTCTTTGATCGGGATCTTTGATCAAGCAGCCTTCCACAAACGCAACCGCCTCCTGAGGGAATGTCCTTCGCCTGCTTGCCAATCTTGGGGCTGGTTCATTGACGATATGTTGCAACAAATCAAGAATAGACATAGCATGCGGTCCACCGCTTTGACTGACGCCGTTACGTCCGCTGTTAGATTCAATTTTAGGGCGCCGAACGGAACGAGGAAGTGTAGGATCAGGATCAAAGTCGGAAGCGCTAGGTGAAAGTTCTTCAGAGTCGGGTGAATcggagaatgggaagcgGCCGACAGCCAACTCGATAAGCGAGATACCGAGAGACCAGATATCTGATTTGATTGTGTACGGCGCCCCCTGGATTCGCTCGGGCTACTCAAGTATGGTTAGATGACGATATCAATTAGATTGGAAACTGACATACGCTCATGTATGTGCTTGTGCCCACAAATGTATTGGCAATTGAGTTGATCAACTCCCCAGAAACTCCGAAATCACATATCTTTATCTCCCCTCGAGTGTTGGCTAATACATTAGACGGCTTGATATCTATTTGGTTTCAATGAGTAATTAGTACTCAGGCATTCCTTTGTGCAAAACGGCGTCGATTGCAATGATAAGTTGTTCTACCACATACCTCGATGTATGATGCGGTGTTTATCATAAAGATAAATCAGACCCTCTAACACCGCTTCAGCAACTTTACCAACAATGTCGATGTCAATGGCGCCGTGATGCCTATAGATGTAGTCCAGAGATCTGCCAATGTTGCATCAGCAAGAGTTCTTCGAACGATTCATGCAAACTTACCCAGCATCCATGAATTCCATGACAATTCCTACATGGACGTCGACGGGAAAGCATCCATAATATCCAACAATGTATGGCGAATCACAGTCGTTCATGATTTGTAACTCTCGAAGAATCTGTTTTCTTATGGACGGTTTGGCGTCTACTAGGATGAGCTTGATTTATCATCAGCTATGCTCAGAGCATCATAAAATATAGACCGTACCTTTCGAGCCATTATgcattttctcttcttatTCCACACTTTGGTCACTGTCCCACCATTGCCCGCTCCCAAATCGTGCAGTATTTCTAGGTCCTCATCCTTGACCAAGTCCTCTCCGTCCTTATCCTTgtgcctcttcttccttttctccttatCACCCCGTTCTTTACCGTCTCtgcttttctccttctttgcagGACCCGACGCAACTGAACTGTCGCTCTGGAAGGCCCTAGGGGAGTCGAGTGCTTCCAGGGAATGACTCGAGCCAGTTGATCGACTTGACAGTTGGAGGTTCGCAATATCGTCTCTCAGCTTGTCTGCTTCTGACACAAAGTTGCCAGGGGAGCTTCCGTTTGAGGGCAGAACCGGTGCAGTACGTGTGGGGCGAAGGATGGATTTGGAGATGTCCAGTCCGGGAGGTTTCTTCCGTGAGATGGAGgatttgggaagagagaaggtggaaggggaGTAGAATGAAGGATCTGAGGGGTTTTGGGGGTACATCTTGGTGGTTGCGgcgatggaaagaagagatgaaagtCAAGAAGGAGTTGTACGACTTGAAAGAACAATGAAATCCACACGAACACGGACCGTCCGACGCGTCGACGCTTCTATTATCGTTAAGGCAATTTAACGTAAATACGCTCctttcttcgttcttcgCTCGATAACGAAAGCTGCATCCATTCTACTAATGTACACATGCATACAGCAGCCAATCTCAGCGATTTTTCCATTCATACGCATATACATCTACATCTATTGGACTATGCACAGAGGATTTTCAGCAGGAGGCGGAACTTTTTTGGGCTCCTGTTTCTTCACAACAGACACCTATTATTGTTTCGTTACACCATCGTCCTCAGTAGTCTTTCAACGGGAGAAACGAATCCATGGACCTACAGGAAGGAGGAACCCGCCCGGAACCTTTGTGCCTTTCTACATCACTTTAAGTCAGGAGCATGACTCGGGATAATGTGGTGTGTagtaaagaaggaaattctaagaaaaaaaatataTACGTAGGGTACCGAAGCAAAGAAGAGTTTAATACTCACGGGAAAATGCAATCCAAAATCTATTGTTGATTGCATTGCAAAGTTTGCCCCCTTGGGAAGCAGAGTACCGGCCGGGAGACTAGTAGAAGAAGGTATCAGCTTTAGGCATTCCAAAAGCCGGATGTATGGTTACTACATCCCTCTAAGGGCGGTCGGACTCACAAAACACCTTCCGTCCTTGACAAACAAAACTTAATGTCAGCGTGTTTCGTCATAATAACTAATGAAAGGCGAATGAGAGTCTTACAGAGTGTGCTGCAATAATGATAGTGATTCTTCAGCACTGCCTGTCATCACCGAGCTGCTACAGCTTCAAAAGCTACTTACATATGCCCCAAACCTTTTCACCTGTACGACTCATTCGGTCTGTGAGCGAGGTTCAATCGTATAAGAGATGTTTCTAAACTTACGTAGCCAGggatctcatcctctttacCATCGGGCGGAGGGGGAGTAATGACAAAGGGATTTAGTGGGCCGTTTATACCATCTGCGGCCGAGTGGTCGGAAGGAGGTGCTTGCATCTTGCTCAGCGCTTTGTCGATAAATGTGTGGTTGAGTCGAAGAGCCAATAAGGATAGCGTGCCCACAATGACGATACGAGTGGACAAACCATTATTATTGTTATGGAAATCGGGAAAGTGTGAGAAAGGATTGTGAATAGCTCTTATGAAAGGATCCCCGCGACAATGTCGACGTTGATCGTGAAACTATAAAAGAGTTACATGCAGGTATGCTATTAGAGACAACAAATTATGACAGCCTTTTTAAATTAGAAGCATGCGATTATTTAGCCACGTTATCGGCTTGCCCCAACTGTGCGACTTACGAAACAGAAATAGTAGCCAGACTAACCACTGTCAGGGAGAAACTGGCGACCCAAACATCATAGTTCCCGCAGTACCTTTTATCcaacttctttcctcctcgagCACATCGGATTCACAAGTATGGTAGACATACCATTGGTCCTTTGTGCCTGTCATAAACATATCAACACGACATTGCTCCCCAAACAATGATAGCTCCCAAGATTCCATCAAACTTACCTGCGGCTCTTCTCAATCCACAACCGCCTTCGCCTGTAtcacatccttctttccattgagcatcccatctccatcttcctttaccCGCGATTCGATTGGCATCAGGTGTCCTAAACGAGTACCCAACGAATTTCACATATTTGCGGATATAAGATATTGCAGAGGGATCGATACGGTCGCAGTGGTCGAGGTTAATCCACCTAATTTTCGGCAATGtagatggtgatgatgatgatggtaacgatgatgatggtggttGGGACACTGCGCAAGTCTCATTTGGTGGAAAAGTAGCGGGGATGGATTGGTTAGAATCCCTACCGACAAAAGGAGGCTTTGTGGGCCGTCCAAAAGCAGACCTAGCACTTGGCCTGAAAGACGAGCTtacgctcttcttcacttctgTTTTTTGGGTGGTACTTTTGCCTTGTTCCTTCGTATCCGGGTCAGACGCCGGTCCAGCACCGCCGCCTGATACTCTGCTCCTCACGAAGCGGGTCACCGGCCCGCCCGTGATCTGATCGTTCTTCGCAATCGAGAGAGCTATCAGATTTGGACACAAATTCTCTTGGTCTGAATCTATCGGCCTGCGAGCAAGGCCTTCAAGGAAAGCGTTAGAGAGAGGACAGGCAGATACGTTGAGGAACTGGAGACCTGGAAGAAAAGCCAGAGCCGAGAGAATGTCTGTATCGGTGAatgaagtggaggaaatgTCAAGGGATCGTAAAGTCGTGAGACAAGAGGCCAGGCCTGGCGCTGACAGCCATGTTTTGAGTGATGGTGCACGGAGTGACGGAACGGACAATTCTTGAAGAGAAGGCGCTCTGATCGTCTTGAACACGTTTGAAGTAGAATGGTTGTTCGTATATGAGCGGAGATTGGGCAGTTCGGAGGTGATGACTGGAAGTTTTCCATTAGAG
Encoded here:
- a CDS encoding ATP-dependent RNA helicase DHX37/DHR1; the protein is MAGPPVRQRYNAKARGSVAGGSSHKKRKNITKERTEEHAQDNGNDQHDAGLEDPTAGMSSKKRKRFESYMAKKLKSEQRLETFKLLQSLAPSSSTSASLLSASTLGQNPLNPTSAKERQEKREDRLVRRGIDRLSRRFGEGDDDSGESENDAPSRKGKGKAREVMVEVIRDGQVEEKEEVKTTVLPSKGDRKAEIKTAGKSKRKGKLPKKAEWNPNLLSTQAHNSSSSEFNSSDSANDTSDEEEPKKTAEPSPKIEPEPASETTKPLISAPSAPPVLGGALRKAADGQAMKPRVEIRRKKGFVYGMFGRRGIEHREGSDDEDDEDEDDEDEDGDDDEEEEEDDEMDSDEEEGDSEEEGSEEEEEEVAPPKKKRSLGFKDWALKQMGQTSQPSAPDLLAAETTTTLHKSQPLPAARVGEYIGPLGQELVMPTTSLLDQSKDSDKSKVRPNITRRPSVSEARMGLPILAEEQSIIESILMHPVVIICGETGSGKTTQVPQMLYEAGFGYKGSDNPGMVAVTQPRRVAAVSLAERVRSELNLPPNSSLVAHQIRYSSTTSPDTAIKFMTDGVLLRELASDFLLSRYSVVVVDEAHERGVNTDVLVGVLSRVAKLREKLWREGKQDVKPLRIVVMSATLRVSDFAENPTLFSKPPPVIHIAARQHPVTVHFSRRTVSDYVTEAYKKVSKIHARLPPGGILVFMTGQSEIQALCRKLEKKYGSKKTSQKIQINNDDTLPPEEREAEEVEFGKDEDLAADVDDGAAESDPEALDTDDEIEGIPGLEFDEPADAPLHVLPLYSLLPNDQQMLVFKPPPEGHRLVIISTNVAETSLTIPGIRYVVDSGRAKERHYDPTNGVQSFQVSWISKASASQRAGRAGRTGPGHCYRLYSSALFEDHFEQFSKPEILRMPIEGVVLQMKSMNIDAVINFPFPTPPDRAALRRAENLLTNLGALSLPTLTKMINGVQHKGSAGGQITDLGKAMAGFPVSPRFAKMLAIGTQHDCMSYIIAIVAGMSVGDPFIHEQSLEMDEEEDGSAEISHIKSEEIKEKEQRKETRRRFFKAQQQFLALGQGASDMFKLLAAIGAYEYDPSPAFCAKTFIRLKAMQEIHQLRAQISSIAKVPLSKLLPPNDTQLKVLRQILAAGFIDQVAVREDLVLKKGVSYESTRGVAYRAVGLGSEAVFIHPSSALFHHAPPDFVVFSDIVRTSKPWMKGITKINPVWLPSLGKGLCTFSKPMEMPTKGFAKKSGLKDDEREVFVTPHFKDLGVDLPVMKKKQRREGTRWILVD
- a CDS encoding STE/STE7/MEK1 protein kinase, translated to MYPQNPSDPSFYSPSTFSLPKSSISRKKPPGLDISKSILRPTRTAPVLPSNGSSPGNFVSEADKLRDDIANLQLSSRSTGSSHSLEALDSPRAFQSDSSVASGPAKKEKSRDGKERGDKEKRKKRHKDKDGEDLVKDEDLEILHDLGAGNGGTVTKVWNKKRKCIMARKLILVDAKPSIRKQILRELQIMNDCDSPYIVGYYGCFPVDVHVGIVMEFMDAGSLDYIYRHHGAIDIDIVGKVAEAVLEGLIYLYDKHRIIHRDIKPSNVLANTRGEIKICDFGVSGELINSIANTFVGTSTYMSPERIQGAPYTIKSDIWSLGISLIELAVGRFPFSDSPDSEELSPSASDFDPDPTLPRSVRRPKIESNSGRNGVSQSGGPHAMSILDLLQHIVNEPAPRLASRRRTFPQEAVAFVEGCLIKDPDQRRSPRELLSSPWITNLKTTKEDLQAWAQSVTSSREE